Proteins encoded together in one Anaerotignum faecicola window:
- a CDS encoding dihydroorotase: MKTLIKKGKLINPATNKNEICDILIDGKIIAKIEKNIEEPADKVINAEGKVVAPGFIDVHVHLREPGFEYKETIASGSRAAVKGGFTTICCMPNTNPVIDSEIMVEYIKLKAAREAECNVLPIGAITKGQKGEELANIGKMANAGACAISEDGKSVLNSGLLKTAMNYSKMFNIPVLSHCEDNSLVGGGVMNAGIQSQLLGLKGISNDSEDVIIARDIILSKSTGAKLHLCHVSTKGGIELIRDAQRRGQEVSAEVCPHHFTLSDADVTDYDANTKMNPPLRSIEDVEALREALKDDTVKIIATDHAPHGIDEKNCEYEKAAFGIVGLETAFCLGNKVLVEGGYITLDKLIEKMTINPAKLLGIDKGSIEVGKDADITILDPDEEFEIDSSKFASKGKNTPFNGFKAKGRILYTLVGGDIKVLEGELFNDNR; this comes from the coding sequence ATGAAAACCCTCATTAAAAAAGGAAAGCTGATTAATCCTGCTACAAATAAAAATGAAATCTGCGACATATTAATTGACGGCAAAATTATTGCTAAAATCGAAAAAAATATTGAAGAGCCGGCCGATAAAGTTATAAATGCCGAAGGAAAGGTTGTGGCTCCGGGATTTATCGATGTTCATGTGCATCTAAGAGAACCCGGTTTTGAATACAAAGAAACGATTGCGTCAGGAAGCAGGGCGGCCGTTAAGGGAGGATTCACAACGATATGTTGTATGCCTAACACCAACCCTGTTATTGACAGCGAAATAATGGTTGAATATATTAAACTTAAAGCCGCTAGAGAAGCAGAATGTAATGTTCTTCCCATAGGGGCCATTACAAAGGGCCAAAAAGGAGAGGAACTTGCAAATATAGGCAAAATGGCAAACGCCGGGGCATGCGCTATAAGCGAGGACGGAAAAAGCGTTCTCAACAGCGGGCTTCTTAAAACCGCAATGAATTACTCAAAGATGTTTAATATACCTGTTTTAAGCCATTGTGAAGACAACAGCCTTGTTGGCGGAGGCGTTATGAATGCAGGTATCCAAAGCCAACTTTTAGGGCTTAAAGGCATTTCAAACGACAGCGAAGACGTAATTATTGCGCGTGATATTATTCTTTCCAAAAGCACAGGCGCTAAACTGCACCTTTGCCATGTCAGCACAAAAGGCGGCATTGAGCTTATAAGGGATGCGCAAAGGCGTGGACAGGAAGTAAGCGCGGAAGTATGCCCACATCATTTTACATTATCTGATGCAGATGTAACTGATTATGATGCAAATACTAAAATGAACCCGCCGCTCAGAAGCATTGAAGATGTTGAAGCTTTGAGGGAAGCGTTAAAAGACGATACAGTAAAAATTATAGCGACAGATCATGCTCCGCACGGTATTGACGAGAAAAACTGTGAATATGAGAAAGCCGCGTTTGGAATAGTGGGCCTTGAAACGGCATTTTGCCTCGGAAATAAAGTTCTTGTTGAAGGCGGATATATTACGCTTGACAAACTTATTGAAAAGATGACAATTAATCCGGCAAAACTGCTGGGTATTGATAAAGGCTCGATTGAAGTAGGAAAAGACGCGGATATTACAATTTTGGATCCCGACGAGGAGTTTGAAATCGATTCTTCAAAATTTGCGTCAAAAGGTAAAAACACGCCGTTTAACGGATTTAAGGCAAAAGGCAGGATACTTTATACATTGGTCGGAGGAGATATAAAAGTATTGGAAGGGGAACTTTTTAATGATAATAGATAA
- a CDS encoding DUF523 domain-containing protein: MNIIVSACLLGIGCRYDGNIKEYPNITALSKKHTLIPVCPEQLGGRPTPRMPVEILNGKVIDKNNNDFTEEFEKGANEALKIAALTGCHLAILKSKSPSCGYKKIYDGTFSGTLIEGNGITAEVLIKNGINVKNETEV, from the coding sequence ATGAATATAATAGTAAGCGCATGCCTGTTAGGCATAGGATGCCGTTATGACGGCAATATTAAAGAGTATCCGAATATAACTGCATTATCAAAAAAACACACGTTAATACCGGTCTGTCCAGAACAGCTTGGCGGACGGCCAACTCCAAGGATGCCTGTAGAAATACTGAACGGTAAAGTAATTGATAAAAATAATAATGATTTTACTGAAGAATTTGAGAAAGGCGCAAATGAAGCGCTTAAAATCGCCGCCTTAACAGGCTGTCATTTGGCCATACTAAAAAGCAAAAGCCCTTCCTGCGGCTATAAGAAAATATATGACGGTACTTTTTCCGGTACTCTTATTGAAGGAAATGGAATAACAGCCGAAGTTTTAATAAAAAACGGTATAAATGTTAAAAATGAAACTGAAGTATAA
- a CDS encoding DedA family protein — translation MAGFINYFSGIINSLGYIGIFLAAALEYACFPISSEILLPFIGYSVYLGKLSLFKAIISSTIGGGVGCSFCYFLGRFGRGIIEKLFKKNGAVYLGIEKAERYFDKMGNESVFYGRLMPIVRTYISFPAGMAKMGFPRFFMFSVMGAMIWNTALVSVGFALGEHWESVSVFFSENKNLILILVFIFVGIFLCFRRKKC, via the coding sequence ATGGCCGGTTTTATAAATTATTTTTCTGGGATAATAAATTCATTAGGATATATAGGGATTTTTTTAGCGGCGGCGCTTGAATATGCATGTTTTCCGATTTCAAGCGAAATTCTTTTGCCATTTATCGGATATTCTGTTTACCTTGGAAAGCTCTCTCTGTTTAAAGCCATTATTTCAAGCACAATAGGCGGAGGGGTTGGATGCAGTTTTTGTTATTTTCTCGGAAGGTTTGGGCGTGGAATTATTGAGAAACTGTTTAAAAAAAACGGAGCCGTATATTTGGGAATCGAAAAAGCGGAGAGATATTTTGATAAAATGGGGAATGAGTCTGTTTTTTATGGCCGCCTTATGCCCATAGTCCGTACATATATTTCTTTCCCGGCCGGAATGGCAAAAATGGGATTTCCTAGATTCTTTATGTTTTCAGTTATGGGAGCGATGATTTGGAATACCGCGCTTGTATCTGTTGGGTTTGCGCTGGGGGAACACTGGGAAAGTGTTTCTGTGTTTTTTTCAGAAAACAAGAATTTAATTTTGATTTTAGTATTTATTTTTGTAGGAATTTTTCTATGCTTTAGAAGGAAAAAATGTTAA
- a CDS encoding peptide chain release factor 3, which translates to MSLDNLEAINKRRIFGIISHPDAGKTTLTEKLLLHGGAIREAGTVKARRNSKFATSDWMEIEKQRGISVTSSVMQFEYEGKIVSIMDTPGHNDFGEDTYRILTSVDSAVMVIDAAKGVETQTKKLFKVCSLRGIPIFTFINKLDRQAKEPLEILEDLEEALGLPSVSVTWPIGSGLTFEGVYDRLKNSVYIYRTDYEIKLGENGVFGPELEGVISQANLDILRNEIELIDGAGNEFDMNLILKGKLSPVFFGTALADFGVTQFLNHFLEMSPAPGNRKTTTGEVEPTDDFFSGFIFKIQANMNPAHRDRLAFMRICSGTFERGMNVTLSRTGKQIKLSQSTMLMANERETVDHAIAGDIIGVYDSGNYQIGDTLTTSKEKLFFEPLPTFPPELFRRVRPVNSLKAKQFQKGIEQLAQEGAIQVYTNEYNEVVLGAVGELQFEVFEYRLKNEYNCDIRMDYLDFSVVRWVKDSSADALKQLENSRCMLVFDHFMRPLLLFANQYTLNTFMDRNENIKLVEALDIESELN; encoded by the coding sequence ATGTCACTTGATAATTTGGAAGCCATAAATAAAAGAAGGATATTCGGAATAATCTCCCATCCAGACGCCGGAAAAACAACATTAACAGAAAAACTTCTTCTCCACGGCGGAGCCATTAGGGAAGCAGGTACAGTTAAAGCAAGGCGCAATTCAAAGTTTGCTACAAGCGACTGGATGGAAATAGAAAAACAGCGCGGTATTTCCGTTACTTCTTCGGTTATGCAGTTTGAATATGAAGGTAAAATCGTTTCAATTATGGATACGCCGGGACATAATGATTTCGGCGAGGACACATACAGAATTTTAACGTCTGTCGACAGCGCAGTTATGGTCATTGATGCGGCTAAAGGTGTTGAAACTCAAACGAAAAAACTTTTCAAGGTGTGCAGTCTCAGAGGCATACCAATATTCACCTTTATAAATAAACTTGACAGACAGGCAAAAGAGCCGTTGGAAATACTTGAAGATTTAGAAGAAGCGTTAGGCCTTCCTTCCGTCAGCGTTACATGGCCTATAGGCAGCGGCCTTACATTTGAAGGCGTTTATGACAGGCTTAAAAACAGCGTTTATATATACCGTACCGATTACGAAATAAAGCTTGGTGAAAACGGCGTTTTCGGTCCCGAACTTGAAGGCGTTATTTCACAGGCAAACCTTGACATACTGAGAAATGAAATCGAACTTATCGACGGGGCGGGAAATGAATTTGATATGAACCTGATACTTAAAGGTAAGCTGTCACCGGTATTTTTCGGAACTGCGCTTGCCGATTTTGGCGTTACTCAGTTCCTTAACCATTTTCTTGAAATGAGCCCGGCTCCCGGAAACAGAAAAACAACTACGGGAGAAGTTGAACCTACAGACGATTTTTTCAGCGGTTTTATATTTAAAATACAAGCTAATATGAACCCTGCCCACCGTGACAGACTCGCTTTTATGCGTATCTGTTCAGGAACATTTGAACGCGGTATGAACGTTACGCTTTCGCGGACAGGCAAACAAATAAAGCTCAGCCAAAGCACAATGCTTATGGCAAACGAACGAGAAACGGTAGATCATGCAATTGCCGGAGATATAATCGGCGTCTATGATTCAGGCAACTATCAAATAGGCGATACTTTAACAACCTCCAAAGAAAAGCTGTTCTTTGAGCCGCTTCCAACATTCCCTCCTGAACTTTTCAGGCGCGTCCGTCCGGTCAATTCCCTTAAAGCAAAACAATTTCAAAAAGGGATTGAACAGCTTGCCCAGGAAGGTGCAATACAAGTTTATACAAATGAATATAATGAAGTAGTTCTCGGCGCCGTAGGAGAACTTCAATTTGAAGTTTTTGAGTACAGGCTTAAAAACGAGTATAACTGTGATATAAGGATGGATTATTTAGACTTCAGCGTTGTGCGCTGGGTTAAAGACAGTTCTGCCGACGCTTTAAAACAACTTGAAAACTCTCGCTGCATGCTTGTTTTCGACCATTTTATGCGTCCGCTCCTGTTATTTGCAAACCAATATACTTTGAATACTTTTATGGACAGAAATGAAAATATAAAGCTCGTTGAAGCTTTAGACATCGAAAGCGAGTTAAATTAA
- the pyrF gene encoding orotidine-5'-phosphate decarboxylase has product MIDKLIDKIKETENPTVVGLDPRLSYVPDFIKNECLEKYGKTPKAVAESFYMFNKEIIDKTFDLVPAVKPQVAMYEMLGPEGFDSYIRTIEYAKSKGLIVIGDVKRGDIASTAEAYSDGHIGRINIEGNEFEIYHEDFITLNPYLGWDSIEPYMENCRNYDKGMFVLVKTSNPNSGQLQDLDVGGKTLYQKVGELTSEWGKELVGKYGYSSVGAVVGATHREQAEKLRKLMPDTFFLVPGYGAQGGKAEDLAVCFDKDGLGAIVNSSRGIIAAHQKEQYKNKYSEKDFALAARDAVNDMKADLRRCI; this is encoded by the coding sequence ATAATAGATAAGCTGATTGATAAAATAAAAGAAACCGAAAATCCTACGGTTGTTGGGTTAGATCCAAGGCTTTCATATGTTCCTGACTTTATAAAAAACGAATGTCTTGAAAAGTACGGGAAAACTCCTAAAGCTGTGGCTGAAAGCTTTTATATGTTCAATAAAGAAATAATTGATAAAACATTTGATCTCGTACCGGCAGTGAAACCTCAGGTAGCTATGTATGAAATGCTCGGGCCTGAAGGATTTGACAGCTATATAAGGACAATAGAGTATGCAAAGTCAAAAGGGCTTATTGTAATAGGCGATGTGAAAAGAGGGGATATTGCTTCAACGGCAGAAGCGTATTCAGACGGCCATATTGGCAGAATAAATATTGAAGGAAACGAGTTTGAAATTTATCACGAAGATTTTATAACTCTTAACCCATATCTCGGCTGGGATTCAATAGAACCATATATGGAAAACTGCAGAAACTATGATAAAGGTATGTTTGTACTTGTTAAAACGTCAAATCCAAACAGCGGACAGCTTCAGGATCTTGACGTCGGCGGGAAAACGCTTTATCAAAAAGTCGGAGAGCTTACAAGCGAATGGGGAAAGGAACTTGTAGGAAAATACGGTTATTCTTCCGTTGGCGCGGTAGTTGGAGCTACACACAGGGAGCAGGCCGAGAAGCTCAGAAAGCTTATGCCGGATACCTTTTTCCTTGTGCCGGGATACGGGGCTCAGGGAGGAAAAGCCGAAGATCTTGCCGTTTGTTTTGACAAAGACGGACTTGGGGCTATTGTAAACAGTTCCAGAGGAATTATAGCGGCGCATCAGAAAGAACAGTATAAAAATAAATACAGTGAAAAAGATTTTGCGCTTGCCGCAAGGGACGCTGTTAATGATATGAAAGCAGATTTGAGGAGATGTATATAA
- the carA gene encoding glutamine-hydrolyzing carbamoyl-phosphate synthase small subunit, translating into MKAELILENGVRFKGKAFGYIKETVGEVVFSTGMTGYEELLTDPSFAGQIVTMTYPLIGNYGINLDDMESDGPKLKGFVVREKCDYPNNWRCEMDIDAYLKQNKIMGIEGVDTRALTKILRDHGTMKGIITTRGKDLSENQIALKFESLNNKNVIRECTIKEKYEIAGSGKHIAYLDLGTKTGLIRDFKSRGCRLTVLPAFTSAEEILAVNPDAVFISNGPGDPKDVPEIIETVKQLIGKKPLLGVCMGNQIINLALGGNTTKMKFGHHGGNHPVKDLKTGRVYITSQNHEYVVCDLPEDVEASFININDNTIEGIRHKKLPIFSVQFHPEASPGPLDAAFLFDRFLEVIERGGDNA; encoded by the coding sequence ATTAAAGCCGAGCTGATACTTGAAAACGGTGTGCGTTTCAAAGGAAAAGCTTTCGGATATATTAAAGAAACCGTCGGAGAAGTTGTATTCAGCACCGGTATGACAGGTTATGAAGAGTTATTGACAGATCCTTCTTTTGCTGGACAGATTGTTACAATGACATACCCGCTTATCGGAAACTACGGTATTAACCTTGACGATATGGAAAGCGACGGCCCTAAGTTAAAAGGCTTTGTTGTCAGGGAGAAGTGCGACTATCCAAATAACTGGAGATGTGAAATGGATATTGACGCATACCTCAAACAAAACAAAATAATGGGGATAGAAGGCGTAGACACCAGGGCTCTTACCAAAATACTGCGCGACCATGGAACCATGAAAGGCATTATAACAACAAGAGGAAAGGACCTTTCAGAAAATCAGATTGCTTTAAAATTTGAAAGCCTTAACAATAAGAATGTTATAAGGGAATGTACAATTAAAGAAAAATATGAAATTGCAGGCTCAGGAAAACATATAGCTTACCTTGATTTGGGAACAAAAACAGGACTTATCAGGGATTTTAAGTCAAGAGGATGTAGGCTTACTGTGCTTCCGGCATTTACCTCAGCGGAAGAAATACTTGCGGTTAATCCTGACGCCGTGTTTATTTCAAACGGACCGGGGGACCCGAAAGATGTTCCGGAAATAATTGAAACCGTTAAGCAGCTTATTGGCAAAAAGCCGTTGCTTGGCGTATGCATGGGAAATCAGATTATAAACCTTGCCCTTGGAGGAAATACAACTAAAATGAAATTCGGCCATCATGGCGGAAATCACCCTGTAAAAGATTTAAAAACCGGAAGAGTTTACATTACAAGCCAAAACCATGAATATGTAGTGTGCGATCTGCCGGAAGACGTTGAAGCGTCGTTTATTAATATAAACGATAATACAATCGAGGGCATAAGGCATAAGAAGCTGCCTATATTCAGCGTGCAGTTTCATCCGGAGGCAAGCCCGGGGCCTTTAGACGCCGCATTTTTATTCGACAGGTTTTTAGAAGTTATAGAAAGAGGTGGAGATAATGCCTAA
- a CDS encoding aspartate carbamoyltransferase catalytic subunit, producing the protein MLNRKDVLGLRDMSREEIIEILDLAKVMKERINNPELRVNELEHTSVVTLFYENSTRTKTSFALAGKYLGATVQDLGISTSSVNKGESLIDTGKTIDQMGVDVMIMRNSLTGAPHVLARNVNAHVINAGDGSNEHPTQALLDLFTIRDYKKDFEGLKVAIIGDISHSRVARSNVFGLSKLGAEVMLAGPSTLLGGLSKLGVKATSNIKEAVKDADVVMGLRIQFERQKTISFPGIEEYRELFGINSEIIKHAKKDVLIMHPGPVNRGVEFSTDVVDSGNSVINIQVKNGVAVRMAILKLLANGGKS; encoded by the coding sequence ATGTTAAACAGGAAAGATGTTTTGGGCCTGCGGGACATGAGCAGGGAAGAAATTATTGAGATCCTCGACTTAGCTAAAGTGATGAAGGAACGCATCAATAATCCTGAGCTTAGGGTAAACGAACTTGAACACACAAGTGTTGTTACATTATTTTATGAAAACAGCACAAGGACAAAAACATCGTTTGCTTTGGCCGGCAAATACCTTGGGGCGACAGTTCAGGATCTGGGTATTTCGACAAGCAGTGTCAATAAGGGTGAAAGTCTCATTGATACGGGCAAAACCATTGATCAAATGGGCGTTGATGTTATGATAATGAGGAATTCTTTAACAGGCGCGCCGCATGTTCTTGCCCGAAATGTCAACGCGCATGTTATAAACGCCGGCGACGGAAGCAATGAACATCCGACCCAGGCTTTGTTGGATTTATTTACAATAAGGGACTATAAAAAGGATTTTGAGGGGCTTAAGGTTGCTATAATAGGCGATATTTCGCATAGCCGTGTAGCAAGAAGCAATGTGTTTGGGCTGAGCAAGCTTGGGGCTGAGGTTATGCTTGCCGGTCCGTCAACCCTTCTTGGAGGATTAAGCAAGCTTGGCGTTAAAGCTACCTCAAATATAAAAGAAGCGGTAAAAGATGCAGACGTAGTTATGGGGCTAAGGATACAGTTTGAAAGGCAGAAAACTATAAGTTTTCCGGGAATTGAAGAATATAGGGAGCTTTTTGGAATAAACAGCGAAATAATAAAGCATGCTAAAAAGGACGTGCTGATTATGCACCCGGGTCCCGTAAACAGAGGCGTTGAATTTTCGACGGATGTAGTCGACAGTGGAAACTCGGTTATAAATATACAGGTTAAAAACGGGGTGGCAGTTAGAATGGCCATACTCAAACTTTTAGCGAACGGAGGTAAAAGCTGA
- the carB gene encoding carbamoyl-phosphate synthase large subunit — protein MPKDNTIKKVLVIGSGPIVIGQAAEFDYSGTQAVQAIKEEGIEVVLINSNPATIMTDRDMADHTYIEPLTVDFIEKVIAKERPDSLIAGMGGQTGLNLSCELYDKGILDKYNVRVIGSSIESIKEGEDRDSFKKLMEKTNQPIVESDIVTTVEGAIEFAERIGYPVIVRPAYTLGGTGGGIAENEDQLREITTQGLHLSRVGQVLIERSIKGWKEIEFEVIRDGAGNCITVCSMENVDPVGVHTGDSIVVAPAQTLCDKEYQMLRKAAIDIIDTIKIEGGCNVQFALDPNSFNYAVIEINPRVSRSSALASKATGYPIAKVAAKIALGYRLDEIKNAVTKKTYACFEPTIDYVVCKIPKWPFDKFKSAKRNLGTKMMATGEVMAIGNSFESALLKGVRSLEIGQYTLERDYSKSKTMDELKKRVVVPDDERLFDLAEMLRRGYMVEKVCEITGMDKFFVHKIKKIVDMEERLKQLDIDNLDEETLREYKVIGFSDKGIADILGVKPPEIYKLRKKFNILPVYKMVDTCAGEFEAVTPYYYSTYDEYDEVVVSDNKKVIVIGSGPIRIGQGIEFDYCSVHSILALKRAGIETIIINNNPETVSTDFDTSDKLYFEPLTEEDVLNIVEKEKPNGVILQFGGQTAIKLAKFFREMDIPIYGTKPEQIDAAEDREKFDELLEKLNIKRPKGKGVWSVEEGVDEANELGYPVLVRPSYVLGGQGMEITYTEEQLIKYLEAAFAKDSKNPVLIDRYLLGREIEVDAICDGTDVVIPGIMEHLERAGVHSGDSISIYPPQHLSEKIINEIMDVTKKISIALEVIGMINIQFIEYKGELNIIEVNPRSSRTVPYISKVTGVPIIDLATKVMLGSKLKELGYESGICPTPDMVCIKVPIFSTEKLPQVEVSLGPEMRSTGEILGVGKNLTNALYKGFIAANTIVPKRNGTALVTIKPYDRPDFLSTAKRLEALGYKFLATQGTAEFLKENGIDNVSVVRKISEGVPNVLDIIRSGMIDIIINTPNKGNNYISDGFKIRRAAAESSVNLMTSLDTMNALLDVMESNVTPDKLEVIALEDIK, from the coding sequence ATGCCTAAGGACAATACAATCAAAAAGGTGCTTGTTATAGGTTCAGGCCCTATTGTTATAGGTCAGGCGGCTGAGTTTGATTATTCGGGAACTCAGGCGGTTCAGGCAATTAAAGAAGAAGGCATTGAGGTTGTGCTTATCAACAGCAACCCCGCGACAATTATGACTGACAGGGATATGGCGGATCATACATATATTGAACCGCTTACGGTTGATTTTATAGAAAAAGTGATTGCAAAAGAGCGGCCTGACAGTCTTATTGCCGGCATGGGCGGACAGACAGGCCTTAATTTAAGCTGCGAGCTTTATGACAAAGGAATTCTTGACAAATATAACGTACGGGTTATCGGAAGTTCCATTGAATCGATTAAGGAGGGCGAGGACAGGGACTCTTTTAAAAAGTTAATGGAAAAAACCAATCAGCCGATTGTTGAAAGCGATATTGTAACAACAGTCGAAGGCGCTATTGAATTTGCCGAAAGAATCGGATACCCGGTTATAGTCCGCCCGGCATATACTCTTGGAGGAACAGGAGGCGGCATAGCTGAAAATGAGGATCAGCTGCGGGAAATAACGACACAAGGGCTCCATTTAAGCCGCGTGGGCCAAGTGCTTATTGAAAGGAGCATTAAAGGCTGGAAGGAAATAGAGTTTGAAGTTATCCGCGACGGGGCGGGGAATTGTATAACAGTATGCTCAATGGAGAACGTAGACCCCGTAGGCGTTCATACAGGCGATTCCATTGTTGTCGCCCCGGCGCAGACTCTTTGCGATAAAGAATATCAAATGCTCAGGAAAGCGGCCATAGATATTATTGACACAATTAAAATCGAAGGCGGCTGCAACGTACAGTTCGCCCTTGATCCAAACAGCTTTAACTATGCCGTAATTGAAATTAACCCGCGAGTGAGCCGTTCGTCGGCGCTTGCTTCAAAAGCCACGGGATATCCTATTGCTAAAGTTGCGGCAAAAATTGCTTTAGGTTATAGGCTTGACGAAATTAAAAATGCGGTTACAAAGAAAACGTATGCATGCTTTGAACCTACAATAGATTATGTAGTATGTAAAATACCTAAGTGGCCTTTCGACAAGTTTAAAAGCGCAAAACGTAACCTCGGAACGAAAATGATGGCAACGGGCGAAGTTATGGCTATAGGCAACAGCTTTGAATCGGCGCTTTTAAAAGGCGTACGCTCGCTTGAAATAGGCCAGTATACTCTTGAAAGGGATTACAGTAAGTCCAAAACAATGGACGAGCTTAAAAAGAGGGTTGTCGTTCCTGATGACGAAAGGCTTTTTGACCTTGCCGAGATGTTAAGGCGCGGATATATGGTTGAAAAAGTTTGCGAAATAACCGGTATGGACAAATTCTTTGTCCACAAAATCAAAAAGATTGTCGATATGGAAGAACGGCTCAAACAGCTCGATATAGATAATCTTGATGAAGAAACTTTAAGAGAATATAAAGTTATCGGTTTTTCAGATAAGGGTATTGCAGATATACTTGGAGTGAAACCTCCTGAAATATACAAACTGCGCAAGAAATTTAATATACTTCCCGTATATAAAATGGTTGATACATGCGCCGGCGAATTTGAAGCAGTTACTCCTTATTACTATTCTACATACGACGAATATGATGAAGTTGTCGTAAGCGATAATAAGAAAGTAATTGTTATAGGCTCAGGACCAATCAGGATCGGTCAGGGCATAGAATTTGACTATTGTTCCGTTCATTCGATACTTGCCCTTAAAAGAGCGGGAATTGAAACGATTATTATAAATAATAACCCGGAAACCGTTTCAACAGACTTTGATACTTCGGACAAGCTTTATTTTGAACCTCTTACCGAGGAGGATGTGTTAAATATTGTTGAAAAGGAAAAGCCGAACGGCGTAATACTCCAGTTTGGCGGACAGACGGCGATTAAGCTTGCAAAATTCTTCCGTGAAATGGATATTCCTATTTACGGTACGAAACCCGAGCAGATTGACGCGGCCGAAGACAGGGAAAAATTTGATGAACTTCTCGAAAAGCTTAATATCAAACGTCCAAAAGGAAAAGGCGTTTGGAGTGTTGAAGAAGGCGTAGACGAGGCAAATGAACTGGGATATCCTGTACTTGTAAGGCCGTCGTATGTACTCGGAGGCCAAGGTATGGAAATAACGTACACAGAGGAACAGCTTATAAAATATCTTGAAGCTGCGTTTGCAAAGGACAGCAAAAATCCTGTTTTGATTGACAGATACCTTCTTGGGCGTGAAATTGAAGTTGACGCTATCTGCGACGGCACAGACGTTGTTATTCCGGGCATAATGGAACATCTTGAAAGGGCAGGGGTACACTCCGGGGATTCAATTTCAATCTATCCTCCTCAGCACTTATCTGAAAAGATAATTAATGAGATTATGGATGTGACAAAGAAAATTTCAATAGCCCTTGAAGTAATCGGGATGATAAACATACAGTTCATTGAATATAAGGGAGAATTGAATATAATCGAGGTTAACCCCAGAAGCAGCCGTACAGTACCATATATCAGCAAAGTTACGGGAGTTCCTATAATTGATCTTGCAACAAAAGTAATGCTTGGATCAAAACTCAAAGAACTTGGCTATGAATCGGGAATTTGCCCAACGCCTGATATGGTATGCATAAAAGTTCCAATTTTTTCAACGGAGAAACTTCCTCAGGTTGAAGTAAGTCTGGGACCTGAAATGCGTTCTACCGGGGAAATACTCGGCGTCGGCAAAAACCTTACAAACGCACTTTATAAAGGTTTTATTGCCGCTAATACTATCGTTCCGAAAAGGAACGGCACGGCGCTTGTTACAATAAAACCGTATGACAGGCCTGATTTCCTTTCAACGGCAAAGCGTCTTGAGGCTTTGGGATATAAATTCTTGGCTACTCAGGGCACGGCTGAATTTCTCAAGGAAAACGGGATTGATAATGTCAGCGTTGTCCGTAAAATAAGCGAGGGCGTTCCTAATGTACTTGATATTATCAGAAGCGGTATGATTGACATAATCATTAATACGCCTAATAAAGGAAACAACTATATCAGCGACGGATTTAAAATCAGGCGCGCCGCTGCTGAAAGTTCCGTTAACCTTATGACTTCGCTTGATACAATGAACGCGCTCCTTGATGTAATGGAAAGCAATGTAACGCCTGATAAGCTTGAAGTAATTGCTTTGGAGGATATAAAATGA